The Deinococcus hopiensis KR-140 sequence GTAACCGGGATTCTCGAACAGCACGCGGCTGCCGGGCGGAAGGAGGCGGGCGATCAGCCCCAGGGCGCTGAGGCTGCCCGCCGTGACGACGGTTTGCTCTGGAGTGGCCCGCAAACCCCGTGCCCGGCCCACGAAGGCGGCCAGGGCAGCGCGCAACTCGCGCTCGCCCGCCGCGTCGCCGTAGTCGCCTTCGGGTGGGGTCCGGCCCGCCGCCGCCCAGGCCGCCCGCCAGGCCCGCAGGTCCAGCACCTGAGTGCCCGCCACGCCAGGCTGGAAGTGAATTCCAGGTGTCGTCACTCGGGCGTCTACCGGCGCGTCGTCAGGCAGCGTCAACCAGTGGGGGGAGCGGCCCCCACGCTCGCGTCCTCCGTAAACCGCCACCCCAGCCGCCACCCGCGTCCCGCTGCCCACCCGCGTGTCCAGGGTCCCGTCCAGCCGCAGCGCCTCGAAGGCCGCCGTGACCACGCCCCGGGTCACGCCCAGCTCGGCGGCCAGCGAGCGCGAGCCGGGCAGGGCCGTCCCCGCCGGCAGCGTTCCTGTCAGGGCCCCGGCGCGAATCTGGGCGGCCAGCTGGGCGTGCAGCGGTGTGGATGAGGCGCGGTCCAAGGCAATGGGCAGCGGGAACACGTCGAGTGGACCTCCCGTTTGCGCCATATCCGGCTCTGTTCTCGGGTCCAGCATGAACCCTAGTGTAAGGGCATGAACGGAACCCGCCTGCCCTACCAAACCCTGTTGCCCAGCGCCTTCCAGGCCTTGCTCGCCCTGGAGCGCCGCGTGCAGGGCCTGACCCTCGGCGTGCCCCTGCTCGAACCCGTCAAGGTGCGGGCCAGACAGCTCAACGGCTGTGGGTTTTGCCTGGACCGGCCCAGCAAGGACGCCCGAAAGGTGGGGGTGTCCCAGCGCCAGCTCTGCTGGTCCTCGCGGCGCGGCGCGGGAACGCTGTTTACTCCGCGCAGGCAGGCCGTGCTGAAATTCGAAGCGGTCACGCTGCAGGCCGGGGTGCCGGACGCGCCGCTGGGCCGGTTGCGCCCCCACTTCTGCGGCGCCGGGATCATCAAGTGGACGATGGCCGTCATCACGGTTAACGCCTGGAACCGCATGGGCGTGGTCAGTGGGCTGCACCCCGCGTGAGGTCCGGCGTTTCTCGCGCGAAGGCGCGCGCCGCTGCCCCCGTACCCGGCTTCACGGAGGTCTGCCGGCGCGGCCCGCTCAGCGTGGAGCTGTATCGTCCGTACGAACGTGATGGGCAGCGGCCCCACGGGCAAGGCGAGGTGTACGTCGGGCTGACGGACACGTACCGCTGCGGCTCCAACACCCGCGCCTTTGGACCGGGTGATCTGCTGCTCGCCCCCGCAGGCGCGGAACACCGCTCTCAGACGTTTAGCGGTAACCTGGAAGTCTGGGCGATCTTCTACGGCCCGCAGGGGGAGAACGCCCTGGCGAGCGCGTGGTGCTGGGGCAGCGCGTCACGGAGGCCCAGGGGTGAAGCCGGTGCTGCCACTCACGGCGCTGGCCCCGTTGATCTGGGGCAGCACGGACCTCGTCAAGGACACCTTCCTGCCGCACCTTCCGCTTCCATGCTGGCTGCGCTGCGGATTTTGCCTGCTGGACTGGTGCTCGGGCTGGTCCGCGTGTGGCCGCCGCGCGTGGTGGATCACGCGCGGGTCAACGGGCAGGTGACGGTGCAGCAGCGGGCGGACAGGCTGCCCCTCGGCGCGTCCGTGTGCACCGGGACGCCTTCGTACTGGCGCAGGCAGGGCTGCTCGCGGGCCGCACAGTCACCACCCACGGGGAGGACCAGGCCAAACTTGCCTGGCCGTTCCCAGACCTGCGCGTCGTTTCTGGTCAGCCCCGGGTGGAGGAGGACCACATCGTCACCTCCGGCGGCATCGGCGCGGGCATCGACATGAGTCTGCACCCCGTACTCCGTGTCCCGCCTGAACTCGCTGCCGACACCGCCCGTCACATGGAGTACCGCTGGGAGGGGAACCTTGCCTGAAATTCGACCCATTACTCCGGAGGACGCCGCCCTCGCCCTGCCCGCCCTGCGCGAGTTGCGCCCTGCTGCGCCGCAGACGGAGAGCGTGGAGGCCCTCACTGCCCACCTCCTCGCCGTGGAGAGAGAGGGTTACCGCCTCGCCGGTTCCTTTGAGGCAGGCCGGACCGGAGCCGCCGCCGTGACCGGTTACCGCACCTTCACAGTGCTCGCCTTCGGGCAGATGCTGTACGTGGACGACCTCTCCACCTTGCCGGATGCACGCGGAAAGGGACACGCCCGCGCGCTCCTGCGCTGGCTGGAGGGCGAGGCGCGGCGGATGGGGTGCCTGGGCCTGCACCTCGACTCCGGCGTCGGTTCCGCCCGCTTCACCGCCCACCGTCTCTACCTCTCGGCGGGAATGAACATCACCGCCCACCACTTCGAGAAGGAGCTGGAATGACCGACTTCTACGATCCCCGTACCCGTGACCTTTCGCTCAGCCGCCGCCCGCAAAACCGCCGCGACGACGTCTGGATTCGCGCCCTGCTCGCCCGCCTGACTGTGGGGCGCGTCGGGACCGTCTGGACCGGGGAGGACGGCGGGGCGTGGCCGTTTGTCACCCCGCTTGCCTTCGCCTACCGCCCGGAGACGCACGACATCGTGTACCACACGAACGTGGTGGGGCGTCTCCGGGCAAATACCGACCAGAACGCCCCTTCGCGCACCGTCTTCGAGGCTTCTGAGATCGGGCACCTGCTGCCCAGCAACGATCCGCTGGAACTCACCGTGCAGTACCGCAGCGTGATGGCGTTTGGCACCGCCCGCGTGCTGACGGACCGCGAGGAGGCGCGGGAGGCCCTGCGCGTGCTGTCTGAGCGGGCCTTTCCCGGCCTGCGGGTGGGGGAGAGCACGCGGCCGATCCGTGACGCGGACCTCATCCGCACCACGGTCTACTCGCTCGCGGTGGAGCGCTGGAGCGGCAAGGAGAACTGGGCAGAGGCGGCGGCGCAGACGGAGGCGTGGCCCGTACTGCCGCCCGACCTCGCCTCTCCCCGTTCCACCACCCTGGGCTGACCCGCCGGGCTGGACACGGGAAACTGTTTCCCCTTCCTTAACCCCTACACTGAAGTTCAGACTCTGAGGAGGTTTTGCATGACCGCAACGAATGTCAGCAAGTGGCTCGACGCCGAGGTCCGGTATGACTCGGGCGTGTACAACAAGCATCAGGTGGTGATGGTGCGCGGCCAGGGCGCAACCGTGTGGGACGAGACGGGCCGCGCGTACATCGACTGCGTGGCCGGGTACGGCGTGGCCAACATCGGCCACAGTCACCCAGATGTGGTGAAGGCCGTGCAGGAGCAGGCTGCGCGGCTCATGGTGATGCCCCAGACGCTCCCGAACGACAAGCGTGCCGAATTCCTGCAAGAACTCGTCGGCGTGCTGCCGCAGGGGCTGGAGCGCGTTTTCCTGTGCAATTCCGGCACCGAGGCGATGGAAGCCGCCAAGAAGTTCGCCATCACGGCGACGGGCGGGCGCACCAAGTTCGTGTCCATGAAGCGTGGCTTTTCCGGCCGCTCGCTGGGCGCGCTCGCCTTTACCTGGGAACCCAAGTACCGTGAGCCCTTCGGCGACGCGGTGGACGACAAGAACGTCACCTTCGTGACCTACGGCAACGTGGAGGAGCTGCGCGCGGCCATCACCGGGGACATCGCTGCCGTCATCATGGAACCCGTGCAGGGCGAGGGCGGCGTGCGCCCGGTCTCCGCAGAATTCATTCAGGAGGCCCGCCGCCTGACGAAGGAGCGCGGCGCGCTGCTGATCCTCGACGAGATCCAGACCGGCTTTTGCCGCACCGGCAAGATGTTCGCCTGCGAGCACTACGGGGTGGTGCCCGACGGCATGACCCTCGCCAAGGCGATGGCGGGTGGCGTGCCTGTGGGGGCCTTCGCGATGACGCAGGACGTGGCCACCCGGATGCCCAAGGGCGGCCACGGCACCACCTTCGGCGGCAATCCCCTCACCATGGCGGCCGGGGTGGCCGCCATCCGCGCCATGAAAAATGAAGGCATGGCCGAGCAGGCCCGCGAGAAGGGCGCGTACTTCATGGAGAAACTGCGCGCCATCCGCTCGCCCAAAATCCGCGAGGTGCGCGGCCTGGGCCTGATGATCGGCGTGGAACTGAAGGAAAAGAGTGCCCCCTACATCACGGCGCTGGAGCACGAGGAAGGCGTG is a genomic window containing:
- a CDS encoding pyridoxamine 5'-phosphate oxidase family protein — protein: MTDFYDPRTRDLSLSRRPQNRRDDVWIRALLARLTVGRVGTVWTGEDGGAWPFVTPLAFAYRPETHDIVYHTNVVGRLRANTDQNAPSRTVFEASEIGHLLPSNDPLELTVQYRSVMAFGTARVLTDREEAREALRVLSERAFPGLRVGESTRPIRDADLIRTTVYSLAVERWSGKENWAEAAAQTEAWPVLPPDLASPRSTTLG
- a CDS encoding aspartate aminotransferase family protein, with the protein product MTATNVSKWLDAEVRYDSGVYNKHQVVMVRGQGATVWDETGRAYIDCVAGYGVANIGHSHPDVVKAVQEQAARLMVMPQTLPNDKRAEFLQELVGVLPQGLERVFLCNSGTEAMEAAKKFAITATGGRTKFVSMKRGFSGRSLGALAFTWEPKYREPFGDAVDDKNVTFVTYGNVEELRAAITGDIAAVIMEPVQGEGGVRPVSAEFIQEARRLTKERGALLILDEIQTGFCRTGKMFACEHYGVVPDGMTLAKAMAGGVPVGAFAMTQDVATRMPKGGHGTTFGGNPLTMAAGVAAIRAMKNEGMAEQAREKGAYFMEKLRAIRSPKIREVRGLGLMIGVELKEKSAPYITALEHEEGVLTLQATPLVVRFLPPVTISKEQIDQAVAAFERVLQTVNPREVPTAEVKEEKQTE
- a CDS encoding carboxymuconolactone decarboxylase family protein codes for the protein MNGTRLPYQTLLPSAFQALLALERRVQGLTLGVPLLEPVKVRARQLNGCGFCLDRPSKDARKVGVSQRQLCWSSRRGAGTLFTPRRQAVLKFEAVTLQAGVPDAPLGRLRPHFCGAGIIKWTMAVITVNAWNRMGVVSGLHPA
- a CDS encoding GNAT family N-acetyltransferase; the protein is MPEIRPITPEDAALALPALRELRPAAPQTESVEALTAHLLAVEREGYRLAGSFEAGRTGAAAVTGYRTFTVLAFGQMLYVDDLSTLPDARGKGHARALLRWLEGEARRMGCLGLHLDSGVGSARFTAHRLYLSAGMNITAHHFEKELE